The following are encoded together in the Brassica napus cultivar Da-Ae chromosome A9, Da-Ae, whole genome shotgun sequence genome:
- the LOC106443554 gene encoding transcription factor HHO1-like isoform X2: protein MINSLSNMKNYNEKRVRCCEYIKALEEERRKINVFQRELPLCLELVTQAIETYKKEISEATMENLCGQSECSEQTTGECGGILDLFRPIKHSSTSLEGEEEEVDADDEHESNETGLDCDDKNMKSEWLKSVQLWNQPDSVLSKKLERSQQETETVVEAINGNDNGTTSHQPPCYETSNGKSGDDKSQASISGRQKMEAEKDISGGSGGIGRRKHRRCWSHELHRRFLNTLKQLGGPHATPKQIRELMKVDGLTNDEVKSHLQKYRLHTRRPGQTIPNKRDSQTQHFVVVGGIWVPQASHSTANAATAGETTIGIYGPLQAEWPSQSNFGRTISEERSRCSNKGIIRCSSPAMSSSTR, encoded by the exons ATGATTAATAGCTTAAGCAATATGAAGAACTACAACGAGAAACGTGTAAGATGTTGTGAGTACATCAAAGCTCTTGAAGAAGAACGCCGCAAGATCAATGTCTTCCAACGCGAGCTTCCTCTTTGCTTAGAGCTTGTCACTCAGG CGATCGAGACATATAAAAAGGAGATATCAGAGGCGACAATGGAGAACTTGTGCGGACAATCGGAGTGCTCCGAGCAAACGACCGGAGAATGTGGGGGCATCCTGGATCTATTTAGACCTATCAAACACTCTTCAACCTCCTTAgaaggggaagaagaagaggttgatgctgatgatgaacatgaatCTAATGAAACTGGCCTAGATTGCGATGACAAGAACATGAAATCTGAATGGCTCAAGTCTGTTCAGCTCTGGAACCAACCTGACTCCGTTCTTTCTAAGAAATTG GAACGCTCACAACAGGAGACAGAAACGGTGGTAGAAGCGATAAACGGAAATGACAACGGAACAACGTCTCATCAGCCGCCATGTTATGAAACGAGCAACGGAAAAAGCGGCGACGATAAATCTCAGGCGAGTATTAGCGGTCGGCAAAAGATGGAGGCGGAAAAAGACATCAGCGGTGGTAGCGGCGGGATAGGGCGGAGAAAGCATAGGCGGTGTTGGTCACATGAGTTGCACAGACGCTTCTTGAACACTCTTAAACAGCTTGGTGGTCCTCATG CTACTCCGAAACAGATAAGAGAGCTAATGAAGGTTGATGGGTTAACAAATGATGAAGTTAAAAGTCATTTGCAG AAATACAGGCTGCATACAAGACGACCTGGCCAAACAATTCCTAACAAGAGAGATTCTCAAACGCAACATTTCGTAGTCGTCGGTGGGATATGGGTCCCTCAAGCTAGCCACTCCACGGCCAATGCTGCCACAGCGGGTGAGACCACCATCGGGATTTATGGTCCGTTGCAAGCAGAGTGGCCGAGCCAATCAAATTTTGGTCGGACTATTTCGGAAGAAAGATCACGATGCTCTAACAAAGGAATTATTCGGTGTAGCTCTCCTGCAATGTCTTCTTCTACTCgttga
- the LOC106443554 gene encoding transcription factor HHO1-like isoform X1, which translates to MINSLSNMKNYNEKRVRCCEYIKALEEERRKINVFQRELPLCLELVTQAIETYKKEISEATMENLCGQSECSEQTTGECGGILDLFRPIKHSSTSLEGEEEEVDADDEHESNETGLDCDDKNMKSEWLKSVQLWNQPDSVLSKKLERSQQETETVVEAINGNDNGTTSHQPPCYETSNGKSGDDKSQASISGRQKMEAEKDISGGSGGIGRRKHRRCWSHELHRRFLNTLKQLGGPHVATPKQIRELMKVDGLTNDEVKSHLQKYRLHTRRPGQTIPNKRDSQTQHFVVVGGIWVPQASHSTANAATAGETTIGIYGPLQAEWPSQSNFGRTISEERSRCSNKGIIRCSSPAMSSSTR; encoded by the exons ATGATTAATAGCTTAAGCAATATGAAGAACTACAACGAGAAACGTGTAAGATGTTGTGAGTACATCAAAGCTCTTGAAGAAGAACGCCGCAAGATCAATGTCTTCCAACGCGAGCTTCCTCTTTGCTTAGAGCTTGTCACTCAGG CGATCGAGACATATAAAAAGGAGATATCAGAGGCGACAATGGAGAACTTGTGCGGACAATCGGAGTGCTCCGAGCAAACGACCGGAGAATGTGGGGGCATCCTGGATCTATTTAGACCTATCAAACACTCTTCAACCTCCTTAgaaggggaagaagaagaggttgatgctgatgatgaacatgaatCTAATGAAACTGGCCTAGATTGCGATGACAAGAACATGAAATCTGAATGGCTCAAGTCTGTTCAGCTCTGGAACCAACCTGACTCCGTTCTTTCTAAGAAATTG GAACGCTCACAACAGGAGACAGAAACGGTGGTAGAAGCGATAAACGGAAATGACAACGGAACAACGTCTCATCAGCCGCCATGTTATGAAACGAGCAACGGAAAAAGCGGCGACGATAAATCTCAGGCGAGTATTAGCGGTCGGCAAAAGATGGAGGCGGAAAAAGACATCAGCGGTGGTAGCGGCGGGATAGGGCGGAGAAAGCATAGGCGGTGTTGGTCACATGAGTTGCACAGACGCTTCTTGAACACTCTTAAACAGCTTGGTGGTCCTCATG TAGCTACTCCGAAACAGATAAGAGAGCTAATGAAGGTTGATGGGTTAACAAATGATGAAGTTAAAAGTCATTTGCAG AAATACAGGCTGCATACAAGACGACCTGGCCAAACAATTCCTAACAAGAGAGATTCTCAAACGCAACATTTCGTAGTCGTCGGTGGGATATGGGTCCCTCAAGCTAGCCACTCCACGGCCAATGCTGCCACAGCGGGTGAGACCACCATCGGGATTTATGGTCCGTTGCAAGCAGAGTGGCCGAGCCAATCAAATTTTGGTCGGACTATTTCGGAAGAAAGATCACGATGCTCTAACAAAGGAATTATTCGGTGTAGCTCTCCTGCAATGTCTTCTTCTACTCgttga